A DNA window from Hevea brasiliensis isolate MT/VB/25A 57/8 chromosome 2, ASM3005281v1, whole genome shotgun sequence contains the following coding sequences:
- the LOC131177895 gene encoding uncharacterized protein LOC131177895: MELDETISEMYDRFVEIIGGIKSLGKTFTNEELVKKILRSLPKEWLPKVTSLKDSKDLSKVQLDELLGNLIDYEVTLKREQVEEPNKAKKTIAFKVSSENSSDEDDEFDEEELALMTRRIRKMLFQNKKFIPKRNFKKDKGESSKRDPPICFECNKPGHIRADCPKLKKPFNKFKKFKKFKKKVLKATWDESSDSEDEEIGDQVAQMCFMAMEESSNEVTLNDDVVEFSYDELVNAFKVMNDELELRHKRNKLLKSELASLRKENETSSKVDRPLDSNMQKSLDELSLENEKMSDNKMLFIGERIQNIYVIDLHALSNKEVKCFVFISDDSWTWHRRLAHASMDLLANLNKDELVDGLPKIKF, encoded by the exons ATGGAGTTGGATGAAACCATAAGTGAAATGTATGATAGATTTGTGGAGATTATAGGAGGAATTAAATCTCTTGGGAAGACATTCACAAATGAGGAGCTAGTAAAgaagattttaagaagtcttcctAAGGAGTGGCTACCCAAAGTAACTTCACTCAAGGATTCCAAGGACCTGAGCAAGGTACAACTTGATGAGCTCTTAGGAAATCTCATTGACTATGAGGTGACCCTCAAAAGAGAGCAAGTGGAGGAACCTAACAAAGCCAAAAAGACCATTGCCTTCAAAGTATCTTCTGAAAACTCAAGTGATGAAGATGATGAGTTTGATGAGGAAGAATTGGCTCTAATGACAAGGAGAATAAGGAAGATGCTCTTCCAAAACAAGAAGTTCATCCCAAAGAGGAACTTCAAGAAGGACAAGGGAGAAAGTAGCAAGAGGGATCCTCCCATATGCTTTGAATGTAACAAGCCGGGTCACATTAGAGCAGATTGTCCCAAATTGAAGAAGCCTTTTAATAAGTTTAAGAAGTTCAAGAAGTTCAAGAAGAAGGTACTTAAAGCAACATGGGATGAATCAAGTGACTCCGAAGATGAGGAGATTGGTGATCAAGTTGCCCAAATGTGCTTCATGGCAATGGAGGAAAGCTCCAATGAGGTAACTTTAAATGATGATgttgttgaattttcttatgatgaactaGTTAATGCTTTTAAAGTTATGAATGATGAACTAGAATTAAGGCATAAGAGAAATAAACTTTTGAAAAGTGAGCTTGCTAGTTTAAGGAAGGAGAATGAGACCTCATCTAAGGTTGATAGACCTTTGGATAGTAATATGCAAAAATCCTTAGATGAGCTTtcattagaaaatgagaa GATGAGTGATAACAAAATGTTGTTTATTGGTGAaagaattcaaaatatttatgTTATCGATTTGCATGCTTTGTCTAACAAAGAGGTCAAGTGCTTTGTTTTTATTAGTGATGACTCTTGGACTTGGCATAGAAGGCTTGCACATGCTAGCATGGACCTTCTTGCAAACTTGAACAAGGATGAGCTAGTTGATGGGCTACCAAAGATCAAGTTTTAA
- the LOC131177896 gene encoding uncharacterized mitochondrial protein AtMg00810-like: protein MNNVNSDLNGNSGTIDGNFGFADSAKMPILHNFSQGATDHITSSFSYFTGCKRIKPISVKLLMELNTLRKIGLAELKTSLYGLVDLASPSATATTVSFCNSSSTSHSASFNLWHYRLGHPFQIGNSMDEINIVMAFLDDSFRIKDLGELKYFLGIEIAISSKGILLNQRKYALKLLIDVGLLASKLAKSLMDCSLKLKQDSGDPIPNVSFYKRLIGRLLYLITTRPNLAFFMKQLSQYLAHPTTVHLQAAHQILKFIKGSPQKGFFFHATFDLQLKSFSDSTWKSKKHTIISHSSSEPEYQALAAVTCELQWLTYLLNDFCVPYKKLALVYYDN, encoded by the exons ATGAATAACGTCAATTCTGATCTGAATGGCAATTCTGGTACTATTGATGGCAATTTTGGCTTTGCTGATTCTGCTAAGATGCCTATTCTTCATAATTTTTCACAAG GTGCCACAGACCATATCACTTCTTCTTTTTCATACTTCACTGGATGCAAAAGAATTAAACCAATTAGTGTTAAACTTCTAATG GAGTTGAATACCTTGAGGAAGATTGGCTTAGCTGAGCTTAAAACTAGTCTCTATGGATTGGTAGATCTTGCTTCACCTAGTGCTACTGCAACTACTGTTTCTTTCTGTAATTCTTCATCAACATCTCATTCAGCTTCCTTTAATCTCTGGCATTATAGATTAGGCCATCCTTTTCAGATAG GAAATTCTATGGATGAGATTAATATAGTGATGGCTTTTCTTGATGATTCTTTTAGAATTAAAGACTTAGGTGAACTCAAATATTTCTTAGGTATAGAAATTGCCATATCATCTAAAGGTATTTTGCTTAATCAACGAAAGTATGCTTTAAAGTTGTTGATTGATGTAGGATTATTAGCTTCAAAGCTTGCTAAATCCCTTATGGATTGTTCACTAAAATTAAAGCAAGATTCAGGAGATCCTATTCCTAATGTTTCCTTTTACAAAAGGCTTATAGGGAGGCTCTTATACCTTATCACTACTCGGCCTAATTTGGCATTTTTCATGAAACAATTGAGTCAATATTTAGCTCATCCCACTACTGTCCATCTACAGGCAGCACatcaaattttgaaatttatcaaAGGTTCTCCACAAAAAGGTTTTTTCTTCCATGCGACTTTTGATCTTCAACTCAAGAGCTTCAGTGACTCTACTTGG AAATCTAAAAAGCATACCATAATTTCTCATTCATCTTCTGAACCTGAATATCAAGCTCTTGCAGCTGTCACATGTGAATTGCAATGGCTAACTTATTTGCTTAATGATTTTTGTGTTCCATACAAAAAGCTTGCTTTGGTCTATTATGATAATTAG